A single region of the Drosophila takahashii strain IR98-3 E-12201 chromosome 2R, DtakHiC1v2, whole genome shotgun sequence genome encodes:
- the LOC108061108 gene encoding uncharacterized protein — MAPNDPSHPGGKASAVALAASHSISYVQCQNLKYNVIILGWLGVIISSVILGSSVLTIHLRPDIELLLNQWPLNLIPVTEQQLLINLLTIFSSIVYGLSLINMGVSLLLLIGIARDSSCLMYPWLIYHGVIFGFGLYLGVFYATAGLFIDLSSFLMCLLVFTLVLVIFYKIYHEVFTLFRVMEQQSKDGALGGLYYQDAEHAWTAAGVPYQQVYLPRLPIQK, encoded by the exons ATGGCCCCCAACGATCCATCGCATCCTGGTGGCAAGGCTTCTGCCGTGGCACTGGCCGCCAGCCATTCCATCTCGTACGTACAGTGCCAGAACCTCAAGTACAATGTCATCATCCTCGGCTGGTTGGGCGTGATCATCTCCAGCGTTATCCTCGGCAGCTCCGTTCTGACCATCCATTTGCGTCCGGATATCGAGCTGCTGCTCAACCAGTGGCCCCTGAACTTGATCCCGGTTACAGAACAGCAGCTACTGATCAATT TGTTGACCATCTTTAGCTCCATTGTCTACGGACTGTCGTTGATCAACATGGGAGTCAGTCTGCTGCTGCTAATAGGTATCGCCCGG GACTCAAGTTGTTTGATGTATCCCTGGTTGATCTATCATGGCGttatttttggctttggtCTTTACTTGGGAGTTTTCTATGCGACCGCAGGTCTGTTTATTGACCTGTCGAGCTTTCTAATGTGTCTTCTGGTGTTCACCCTTGTGCTGG TTATATTTTACAAGATCTACCACGAGGTCTTCACCCTATTTCGAGTGATGGAGCAGCAGTCGAAGGACGGGGCCTTGGGCGGGCTTTACTATCAGGATGCTGAGCATGCGTGGACCGCGGCTGGGGTTCCCTATCAGCAGGTCTATCTGCCGCGTCTGCCAATCCAAAAGTAA